From the Cryptomeria japonica chromosome 2, Sugi_1.0, whole genome shotgun sequence genome, one window contains:
- the LOC131073183 gene encoding alpha pinene synthase, chloroplastic: MASISLSRFTLGFSGLNNPSIQKPSNELRMFTHVFPKPSRRRLDLIVSKASITAQPTERRRNNHHPNLWDDNFINSLPRAYEGPCYVERAKTLIREVKEIFNGMSTQNSSVHERLSMVDKVERLGIDRHFQKEIKEALDYVYRYWNDKGIANGEGGACPDLNTTALALRILRLHRYDVSSGVLENFKGKDGQFLSSYSQSNKEIKTILNLFQVSLIAFHGEKIMEEAKAFATRYLEQVLPKINGSNLSREIEFNLHYGWHTNVPRLEARNYIDIYGAETSWMTCESNKKILDLAKLDFNMVQSMQQRELQILAKWWKESGVHQLTFARNRYVEFYFWAVGGSVEPKDSAFRIGFAKIGSLVIVIDDIYDTYGTLDELKIFAEAIERWDPSSIDGLPEYMKVVFIMFYNMVNEITQEIIKTQGRDTLDYARNAWNIFINSYLQEAKWLAAGYIPTFEEYMENGKISGGARILILQPVLTLDTLLPQNLLPKFDFPSRFLDIMGHTFRLSNDINTFKVEATRGEEASCVRCYMRDNPNSTEEEALDYLNSFQDELLKELMWEYLKKDGVPTYSKDHAVSLSRGIQLFYKEGDGFSAATRDIRDHIWKTLVQHITM; encoded by the exons ATGGCTTCCATCTCTCTTTCTCGTTTCACTCTGGGCTTTTCAGGCCTCAACAACCCATCCATACAAAAACCCAGTAATGAGCTTAGGATGTTTACTCATGTGTTTCCAAAGCCAAGCAGAAGAAGGCTGGATTTAATTGTTAGCAAGGCTTCAATCACTGCACAACCTACTGAGAGGCGCAGAAATAATCATCATCCCAACTTGTGGGATGATAATTTCATAAACTCCCTTCCAAGAGCTTACGAG GGTCCTTGTTATGTAGAACGCGCAAAGACACTGATTAGAGAAGTGAAGGAGATATTTAATGGGATGTCGACTCAAAATTCTTCTGTCCACGAACGCCTTTCAATGGTGGACAAAGTTGAACGCCTTGGGATCGATCGGCATTTCCAAAAGGAAATAAAGGAGGCTCTTGATTATGTTTACAG GTATTGGAATGACAAAGGCATTGCAAATGGTGAAGGAGGTGCTTGCCCGGATCTGAACACCACAGCCTTGGCACTTCGAATTCTTCGTCTGCACAGATACGACGTCTCTTCAG GTGTATTGGAGAATTTTAAAGGAAAAGATGGTCAGTTCTTGAGCTCATATAGTCAATCAAACAAAGAAATAAAGACAATTCTAAATTTATTTCAGGTTTCACTTATTGCATTTCATGGAGAGAAAATCATGGAAGAGGCTAAAGCCTTTGCAACTAGATATTTAGAGCAAGTTCTCCCAAAGATCAATGGTTCTAATCTTTCACGAGAG ATAGAATTTAATCTACACTATGGTTGGCACACCAACGTGCCTAGATTGGAAGCAAGGAATTATATTGACATATATGGAGCTGAAACTTCATG GATGACATGTGAGAGCAACAAGAAGATTTTAGATCTAGCAAAGTTAGACTTCAATATGGTGCAATCCATGCAACAACGAGAACTTCAAATACTTGCAAA GTGGTGGAAGGAGTCAGGTGTTCACCAGCTAACATTTGCTCGAAACCGATATGTTGAATTTTATTTCTGGGCCGTAGGAGGGAGTGTAGAGCCAAAGGATTCTGCTTTTAGAATTGGATTTGCAAAAATTGGTTCTCTTGTAATAGTTATTGATGATATATATGACACGTATGGGACATTAGATGAACTCAAAATCTTCGCAGAGGCCATTGAAag ATGGGATCCAAGCTCCATAGATGGACTTCCTGAATATATGAAAGTTGTGTTCATCATGTTTTATAATATGGTGAATGAAATAACACAAGAGATAATCAAAACCCAAGGACGAGACACACTTGATTATGCTAGAAATGCT TGGAATATTTTCATCAATTCTTACTTGCAAGAAGCGAAGTGGCTAGCTGCTGGTTATATACCAACTTTTGAGGAGTACATGGAGAATGGGAAAATTAGTGGTGGTGCTAGAATACTTATCTTGCAACCTGTGTTAACATTGGACACACTTCTTCCTCAGAACCTActtccaaaatttgattttccCTCAAGGTTCCTTGATATTATGGGACACACATTTCGGTTAAGCAATGATATTAATactttcaag GTTGAAGCTACTAGGGGTGAGGAAGCTTCTTGTGTAAGATGCTATATGAGAGATAATCCTAATTCAACAGAAGAAGAAGCTTTGGATTATCTTAATTCCTTCCAAGATGAATTATTGAAAGAACTGATGTGGGAATATTTGAAAAAGGACGGTGTACCGACATACTCTAAAGATCATGCAGTTTCCTTGTCAAGAGGAATTCAACTCTTTTACAAAGAGGGAGATGGATTTAGTGCTGCCACTAGAGATATAAGAGACCATATTTGGAAAACTTTGGTTCAACATATTACAAtgtga